DNA from Synechococcus elongatus PCC 6301:
GTTGAGCGCGACGATATTGAGTTCGTCGTTTGTGATAACTATAGTCAAGATGGCACAGCAGATTATTTAAAGTCTATTCAAGACCATCGCGTCAGGATATATCGTACTAATCAACGACTTTCTATGAAAGATAACTTTGAGCATGGGCTTGCGCGTGCTCAAGGTGAATATATTTGTTTTATGGGCGATGACGATCTAATTATCCCAAGTCTTTTTCCACTTGTCGAAAAAGAACTAGAAAATGTAGAAACTGTTTGCTGGAATCGCTGGGTTTATTATTGGCCTGACTCCTATGAATCACCTAATATGCTGATAGTTAATAATAATAATTTTAGTGTTATCTTAAGCTCGTCAAGGGCTTTAGATTTTGCCCTGCGATACTTCTTAAACTATCAGAACTTACCATCTCTCTACAACTCATTTACCCATCGAAAAATCGTTCAAAGAGTTATTAATTATAACTGTCTAAACTTAGAAACTGAAAAATTTTATCCTCAAGATGCAATTTCTCCTGATGTATTTTCTGCTTTGCAAATACTCAAATTTACCAATAGTTTTGCTCATATAGGACTACCTTTAACAGTTTCAGGCATATCTAGTTCAAGTAATGGAGCAGGAGTTAGGAATAACTCTGAGGAATCAAAAAAGTTCATTCAAGAGTTAAAAGTCGAGAAGCTTAGTGATTTATTGCACGTTTCTTTGTCAGCATTATTAACCCAGAAGATATCATATTACATAACTAATTTAAGTGATTATATAAGCTTTATCATA
Protein-coding regions in this window:
- a CDS encoding glycosyltransferase family 2 protein, yielding MTKFSIIIPTRERVGTLLYTLPACLRVERDDIEFVVCDNYSQDGTADYLKSIQDHRVRIYRTNQRLSMKDNFEHGLARAQGEYICFMGDDDLIIPSLFPLVEKELENVETVCWNRWVYYWPDSYESPNMLIVNNNNFSVILSSSRALDFALRYFLNYQNLPSLYNSFTHRKIVQRVINYNCLNLETEKFYPQDAISPDVFSALQILKFTNSFAHIGLPLTVSGISSSSNGAGVRNNSEESKKFIQELKVEKLSDLLHVSLSALLTQKISYYITNLSDYISFIINYIPETLQEDIFLDLIASGCRTLFDIGDIDADTATQFMAGYDISPWVVNGRLNLMDQGFYTLFRVPMFNRVVINGDEHSLSNSLNASVFLDDYFSSLIY